The following proteins are co-located in the Besnoitia besnoiti strain Bb-Ger1 chromosome Unknown contig00007, whole genome shotgun sequence genome:
- a CDS encoding uncharacterized protein (encoded by transcript BESB_070320), with translation MASDSQRGLRVVLVAKQQSGASREHAIFTTSSCANQDRTSLSCFGDTAKTTERNSSVLRDQHWDGEGRRAANDGISSAGRGHEEANPTLGAAFSGSNTDHENADIKTYPIFVGERVVDSTGSTDSNVERAILQDSDGAPASATSLHFFIDRNLPLRHLAVLQAFARKLGGTAPPSSSSRVGTPGSASPPASHHELPSKNSRTSACLHANTVDTAHGDRLHTPSCKAQLPSCRPVALWFLKGELGEGLKCRRALAEVQNALLFGTPSSSRAGEFVIPFHDSSLYLKGGNDGLKSDAAVPPGLPAGGQAKDLVQRAPLDRRSVVFAVGGGSVCDLVGFAASTVLRGVSCVLVPTTLLSAVDAAVGGKNGIDVATAKNCLGTFCHPRAVLVHLPFLRSLSPRHFANGMAEVIKIATTSSPELFDFLARVDPAALQDSGITSSACSSALAPDEVRPRKRAHKALCGDATSHSQAHRRGSTDNLEDASSWNPSSARHCPPHSHVPCTGKTHDSHALGKESQELAPHSPPQCSSNDGDASGRGACRALEKIVVEAIQLKAAVVADDFREGGKRQILNFGHTVGHGIEMLFRSSDWLHGECVAVGMVLELLLLRLLGHISPVLGLRLQLLLRKFSLPCSVALSAAEAQQASQLIISHDKKNCGGKVFVTHVEDVGVTHPRHVVAVPQELLCLVLSPVLALAPVRWPSALCSAPNFTNSSSPLGTVVSVPGSKSVANRALLLAALRHCIVAFGVHPLARDSLGEKQFMLRNLPCAVDVVVMLDALRQLGLFSAFEITSPPDSPSFDVKVEAPPLSCPGARDSVSAAQPFDPLALLDVSDGRLLLWVGDSGTTSRFLLPAAAFLLRLHHCVAGDREVAGAMGKPTSRVQEPDGETRASPAGAASEDRHRTPLKRTREEREEAGFKEAATRGQRKEARAAFSCAAHACAVHEGKGGEPQTQRMRTTCSGGAGLTAPVVCAKRKPRGPKVQRIVVDGGEQLRRRPMGALADALSGFIRGCRVRYLAADGCLPVELSICDDLAESGRQDSPATRDNAALNSAAPPVLSRVFTEKTDWRVSASESSQFGSALMMLAPLAPHDVVLHLEVPEMGTGDRGSDLRGAPPPDPASAAAAEDAGCTRLRRYRSSGAEGVSRLPYAERDPIPCPSGNRLCGGLSLLKPQQDAAANEDPTAPSSVNGSPTFSPTVTPFPFVLMTQRLMRQWGFDVAQTSSVAYQVCSVWRRRGGRGGAAAGCEERAPLHCKAEPAPSLDDSLPEPTECTVEADATAASYFVAMAAAAGDRVHLNLDRSKSLQGDAAFVDVLPLFGCSVKQSYGCPRRLFPETPGAAAACCCLATCPAGGAHRPDAGTADVESAAQSEAMCACCSGAWLTVEGPPAGLQKGRPRGPHAGLETPLPPAGGSLAKVAPVTVDVSSMQDCFMTCAVLAAIACQGSQVQKRGKGEACVADERRAVTLGSEATSYSESATGDPPRFRLIAGRTARLKETDRIAVTTRGLKAAGFIVAELPDGLLIYQTQPLAASGSNGQGVSVQVEEQGRQHNRVEVCGKERHNGHQLDARRGEPSPQETQEFTVIESEADHRVAMSFAIIAMLRQDIGIHDWRCVDKTFADFWFVCKERLGMRLYAPPAVPPSCLSRRAGNANRPAACVAGECEKTAPGYLALGLTGRCREETREACQDFTAAQRKPSSLSDTQLMGCFVPEPPGCPSLPFFRKTTDSPLGTAALREGRVEETGSAPHQAVSRTARSASPDVLVVVGMRGVGKSVLGQLAALERGWPLVDLDVLLEAWLRNREEPAQATPADAYPPRTARGTAAADSSLAALKRLRMFIEDEGMPAFRHVESQALAFLLASLRGPPTKDCLPELTLAEATSRARSSQPACADDGESVSSIAIQTGHRPTHEAKAGSTKETQRFPSDTSLDRFLRKCRAEGLLASRNGGCVISCGGGVIEGYRAMELLAAEPLVVWVKTSEQESVDRALRKEGQAPSFFQPQRKHAEAGRASGESAAHEAKKRDHSASAGNVSAQRATYREKVTRLYRERSVRYKQVAKFEFWTPPIRELLAGLQFFENEFSSFPMLSELKTSESSFGPFAGVAADSVAPPASGLSPASSEPFVHEDHGRATRGRLPPRSRSSAALSLPELPEFVAARLAASHPEEAPKLTLYLRAVYTVWQLFLSALLGPPVPLTPSSTFLVCDELVRWSTRAEETETRLSGAVETVDPHGAAAGGPAALDCASEGAGGSEGFSAAKRRAGLGALDDKTLRWLQASRDVDAVELRADCLASLESVERQAFFLRLITGKPLILTVRSEQDGGHFGPGDPLFEECLSQQRHELCDGAAASAERDSAEKSSSPPSAALAQRSVEPAHAAKEPAPSEHTCDGAASASAAQHASSGDARQECTRGASESCTVSPTVQREREREAQELSRTAVYIDALSRMRRLVFDWIDIEVTQVARLRTPRERRATAAREALWERVVCRVRAGGRGESEQVEASQHAAAVLDVDDDEERDASETVASSTESVRSRARRAFLQILRDTPSGARYIASLHGPWSYGKDADPLRTFNRHYLCSVACSYAALSKIVIVPQLPPLGQDCECTAEADAGAGEVSAEEDARTRQSSVARPVNGGGSRKAEKVVEAVVRAVRSACAAGDECLYTITRLDADEHGMLISNSRGTALEGSARVLNRPLILLQGGPAGRHSRIENSYFTPTCLEGEDDNNVYGQLSAASLWRRRRDLALPCVRYFIFGYPTTLSPSPTIHNAIFQCRTATAKTCLFSHFPSVAVQRELESLLCPSAGGQPVQDVTGLARRAKQSEKSLMSPEPRPSVGNGLLATRENERRRAELIERMTWQFLRSATSETFGGACVTIPLKEVVAPLLSRIDPIAKRIGAVNTIYRDKASGLCGTNTDYAAIVKAILSRCNRVGTVPGTARCELPQDVFRNRPLVVEMAYSPVLTPLVKKACGAGCAVVHGIELFVWQALIQARLWVEFQEGALNSCGETAARAQDCLAETEDEYQKELIKKWMASQEGRSSRPLDLHPADMCKVVKQVEDFYRARVDKEHLVTLRAENFLL, from the exons ATGGCATCTGATTCTCAGAGGGGGCTGCGTGTCGTCCTCGTTGCAAAACAGCAGAGCGGTGCATCACGGGAACATGCAATCTTTACGACTTCATCATGTGCAAATCAGGATCGAACATCTCTTTCCTGCTTTGGTGACACGGCAAAGACCACGGAACGGAACAGTTCGGTCCTACGCGATCAACATTGGGATGGTGAGGGACGTAGAGCGGCGAACGACGGTATATCaagcgccggcagagggCACGAAGAAGCGAACCCCACCCTTGGTGCCGCTTTCTCTGGAAGTAATACCGACCACGAAAACGCTGACATCAAGACGTACCCGATTTTtgtcggcgagcgcgttgTCGACTCGACAGGATCTACCGACTCAAATGTAGAGCGGGCAATCCTGCAA GACTCCGACGGAGCACCGGCATCGGCTACCTCGCTTCACTTTTTCATTGACAGGAACCTCCCCTTGCGGCATCTTGCTGTCTTACAAGCCTTTGCTCGAAAACTTGGAGGGAccgctccgccgtcgtcttcatcCCGTGTTGGTACACCCGGTTCTGCATCCCCTCCTGCTTCTCACCATGAACTCCCAAGTAAAAATAGCAGGACATCCGCATGCTTGCATGCAAACACAGTGGACACGGCCCACGGAGATCGGCTGCACACTCCTAGCTGTAAGGCCCAGTTGCCCAGTTGCCGGCCTGTTGCGCTTTGGTTCCTTAAGGGCGAACTGGGGGAAGGCTTGAAATGCCGCCGGGCTCTCGCAGAGGTTCAAAATGCGCTTCTCTTCGGCACTCCGTCTTCCAGCAGGGCTGGAGAGTTTGTGATTCCGTTTCACGATTCTTCTCTTTACCTCAAGGGTGGGAACGACGGGCTGAAGTCCGATGCCGCTGTCCCGCCAGGCCTCCCAGCAGGCGGTCAGGCGAAGGACCTGGTGCAGCGCGCCCCTCTGGACAGGCGAAGCGTCGTGTTTGCAGTGGGCGGAGGATCAGTGTGCGACCTCGTCGGATTTGCGGCATCGACGGTTCTCAGGGGCGTCAGCTGCGTCCTCGTTCCCACCACCTTGCTTTCGGCAGTCGACGCCGCCGTTGGAG GGAAAAATGGTATCGACGTTGCCACCGCAAAGAATTGCTTGGGAACATTTTGCCATCCACGCGCCGTTCTGGTCCACTTGCCGTTCCTTCGATCCTTATCCCCGCGACACTTTGCAAACGGCATGGCAGAAGTAATCAAGATCG CCACAACCAGCAGTCCTGAGCTGTTCGATTTCTTGGCACGCGTCGACCCGGCAGCCCTGCAGGACTCGGGGATAACTTCCTCCGCATGCTCCAGTGCCCTGGCACCAGATGAGGTTCGGCCGCGGAAACGGGCTCACAAAGCCTTATGCGGAGACGCCACGAGCCATTCGCAAGCCCACCGCAGAGGCTCCACAGACAATTTAGAGGACGCGTCTTCGTGGAACCCCTCGTCTGCAAGGCATTGTCCGCCGCACTCGCACGTGCCCTGCACTGGGAAAACTCATGACTCTCATGCGCTCGGCAAAGAATCGCAGGAGCTCGCTCCGCACTCTCCACCTCAGTGTTCCTCAAACGACGGCGATGCCAGCGGAAgaggcgcctgtcgcgcccTGGAGAAGATCGTCGTGGAGGCCATTCAACTGAAGGCGGCAGTTGTTGCGGATGACTTCCGAGAGGGTGGAAAGCGACAAATATTGAACTTCGGGCACACTGTCGGCCACGGGATAGAAATGTTGTTCAGGAGCTCCGATTG GCTCCATGGAGAATGCGTCGCCGTAGGCATGGTCCTTGAGCTTTTACTTCTACGGCTGCTGGGCCATATTTCCCCGGTACTAGGCCTTCGGCTCCAGTTGCTTCTGCGCAAATTCTCCCTGCCATgctccgtcgctctctcagctgcggaggcgcagcaggcgagtcAACTGATTATCTCGCACGACAAAAAGAACTGTGGCGGGAAAGTTTTCGTCACCCACGTTGAAGACGTCGGTGTGACGCATCCTCGCCATGTGGTCGCAGTCCCGCAAGAGCTTCTCTGCCTAGTGTTGTCGCCGGTCCTCGCGTTGGCGCCTGTTCGGTGGCCTTCGGCTCTCTGCTCTGCGCCAAACTTCACCAACAGTTCCTCTCCACTTGGCACTGTCGTCTCCGTGCCCG GCTCTAAATCGGTCGCGAATCGCGCActgcttctcgccgcgcttcggCACTGCATCGTTGCTTTTGGCGTCCACCCTTTGGCTCGCGACAGTTTGGGAGAGAAGCAGTTCATGCTCCGCAATCTGCCATGCGCCGTGGACGTCGTCGTGATGCTGGATGCCTTGCGACAACTCGGCCTTTTCAGCGCATTCGAGATCACTTCCC CTCCGGATTCGCCGTCTTTCGACGTGAAAGTCGAGGCCCCGCCGCTCTCTTGTCCGGGCGCGCGGGACTCTGTatcggcggcgcagccgttTGATCCTCTGGCCCTTCTAGACGTATCG GACGGCCGACTGTTGCTGTGGGTTGGCGACAGCGGAACGACTtcgcgctttcttctccccgCTGCCGCGTTTCTACTCCGCCTCCATCACTGCGTTGCTGGCGATCGTGAAGTCGCAGGCGCGATGGGAAAACCGACGTCTCGTGTGCAAGAGCccgacggcgagacgcgcgcgtcgcctgcaggcgcagcaagCGAAGACCGGCACCGCACGCCTCTGAAGCGAACCCGCGAGgagcgggaggaggcggggttcaaagaggcggcgacccgcGGACAGCgaaaggaggcgcgagcagcgTTCTCTTgcgctgcacacgcatgcgctgtGCATGAAGGGAAGGGAGGCGAGCCTCAAACGCAGCGCATGCGTACGACGTGCAGCGGCGGTGCCGGTCTCACCGCACCCGTGGTGTGCGCGAAAAGAAAGCCTCGCGGCCCAAAGGTCCAGCGCATAGTCGttgacggcggcgagcaacTCAGAAGGCGGCCGATGGGCGCGTTGGCGGATGCTCTAAGCGGATTCATCAGAGGATGCCGCGTGAGATATCTTGCGGCCGACGGGTGCTTGCCCGTTGAACTCTCCATTTGCGACGACTTGGCGGAGTCAGGGCGACAGGATTCCCCCGCCACCCGGGACAACGCTGCGTTGAACAGCGCCGCACCGCCAGTACTGTCGCGTGTCTTTACAGAGAAGACCGACTGGCGCGTGTCAGCGTCAGAAAGCTCGCAGTTCGGCTCCGCCTTGATGATGCTTGCACCCTTGGCTCCCCACGACGTCGTGTTGCACCTGGAGGTGCCGGAAATGGGGACCGGCGACCGCGGAAGCGATCTCCGTGGAGCCCCGCCTCCCGAtccggcctccgcggcggccgccgaggacgcgggctgcacgaggctgcggagatacagaagcagcggcgccgagggcgtgTCGCGCCTCCCATACGCCGAGCGAGACCCTATACCGTGCCCTTCTGGGAACCGCCTGTGTGGCGGGCTCAGCCTGCTGAAGCCTCAACAGGACGCAGCGGCCAACGAAGACCCCACCGCCCCTTCATCCGTGAACGGCTCACCGACGTTTTCGCCCACCGTCACACCTTTCCCTTTTGTTCTGATGACGCAACGCCTGATGCGCCAGTGGGGCTTTGACGTCGCCCAGACGAGTTCGGTCGCCTACCAAGTCTGCTCTGtttggcggcggaggggcggccgcgggggtGCGGCCGCGGGGTGCGAGGAGCGGGCGCCCCTCCACTGTAAGGCAGAACCGGCACCCAGCCTCGACGACAGCCTCCCTGAGCCGACAGAATGCACCGTGGAGGCGGACGCCACAGCGGCGTCTTACTTCGTGGCCatggctgcagcggcgggagACCGCGTGCATCTCAACTTGGACCG GTCAAAGTCTCTCCAGGGCGATGCGGCGTTCGTCGACGTGCTTCCTCTTTTCGGGTGCTCAGTCAAGCAGAGCTACGGGTGTCCGCGCCGACTCTTCCCCGAGACTCCCGgtgcagcggctgcgtgctgctgccTGGCGACTTGTCCTGCTGGGGGCGCGCACCGACCAGACGCCGGCACTGCAGATGTAGAGTCGGCGGCACAGTCAGAGGCGATGTGTGCGTGCTGCTCCGGGGCGTGGCTTACCGTCGAGGGACCGCCTGCTGGACTTCAGAAAGGCCGCCCTCGAGGGCCACACGCGGGGCTCGAAACGCCTCTACCGCCAGCCGGAGGTTCCCTGGCGAAGGTCGCCCCAGTGACGGTCGACGTGAGCAGCATGCAAGATTGCTTCATGACATGTGCCGTCCTAGCGGCAATCGCCTGTCAGGGTAGCCAAGTGCAGAAACGTGGCAAAGGAGAGGCATGTGTCGCTGACGAGCGTAGAGCGGTGACACTCGGCTCTGAGGCCACAAGTTATTCTGAGTCAGCGACGGGAGACCCGCCGCGATTCCGTCTCATTGCTGGGCGGACCGCACGGCTGAAGGAAACTGACCGAATCGCCGTGACGACTCGCGGCCTGAAAGCGGCGGGTTTTATCGTTGCCGAGCTCCCTGACGGGCTCCTTATATATCAGACTCAACCCCTCGCCGCAAGCGGTAGTAATGGGCAGGGGGTCTCGGTGCAGGTGGAGGAGCAAGGTCGACAACATAATCGTGTGGAAGTGTGTGGGAAGGAACGGCACAACGGACATCAGTTAGACGCTCGCAGGGGCGAACCATCTCCACAGGAGACACAAGAGTTCACAGTTATTGAAAGCGAGGCGGACCACCGAGTGGCCATGAGCTTCGCTATAATTGCCATGCTGCGCCAGGACATCGGAATCCACGAC TGGAGATGCGTAGACAAGACCTTCGCGGATTTCTGGTTTGTGTGCAAGGAACGCCTTGGCATGCGACTTTATGCCCCTCCCGCAGTTCCGCCGAGCTGCCtaagccgccgcgcgggaaaTGCCAACAGGCCCGCTGCCTGCGTGGCCGGCGAATGCGAGAAGACCGCACCGGGTTACCTGGCCCTTGGGCTCACTGGGAGATGCCGAGAGGAGACAAGAGAAGCGTGCCAGGATTTcacagccgcgcagcgcaaGCCGAGTTCGTTGTCTGACACACAGCTGATGGGATGCTTCGTGCCCGAGCCGCCTGGGTGCCCCTCGCTCCCCTTCTTCCGCAAAACTACAG ATTCGCCGCTTGGCACCGCCGCCTTGCGGGAGGGGCGCGTGGAGGAGacgggctctgcgccgcaccAAGCTGTCTCACGAACTGCCCGAAGCGCTTCGCCGGATGTGCTTGTGGTCGTGGGCATGCGAGGCGTGGGGAAGAGTGTCTTGGGACAGCTGGCAGCTCTCGAGCGAGGCTGGCCCTTGGTGGACCTCGATGTCCTGCTGGAGGCGTGGCTCCGCAACCGCGAGGAACCCGCGCAGGCTACCCCGGCGGACGCCTACCCGCCGCGTACAGCCCGTGGCACAGCGGCTGCAGACTCGTCCCTCGCTGCTCTGAAGAGGCTGCGCATGTTCATTGAAGACGAAGGCATGCCGGCCTTCCGGCACGTCGAGAGTCAAGcgctcgcgtttcttctcgcctctctgcgaggGCCCCCGACGAAAGACTGCTTGCCCGAGCTGACGCTTGCCGAGGCCACTTCGCGTGCCCGTTCTTCCCAGCCCGCTTGCGCGGACGATGGAGAGTCTGTTTCATCGATCGCTATCCAGACAGGGCACAGGCCCACACACGAAGCGAAAGCCGGCAGCACTAAAGAGACCCAACGCTTCCCTTCTGACACATCGCTGGATAGGTTCCTCCGGAAGTGTAGGGCCGAGGGACTCCTCGCGAGCCGCAACGGAGGGTGCGTGATAtcctgcggaggcggtgTCATCGAAGGCTATCGCGCCATGGAGCTGCTCGCTGCAGAGCCTCTTGTCGTGTGGGTGAAAACCTCGGAGCAAGAGTCTGTGGATAGAGCGCTTCGGAAGGAG GGCCAGGCGCCCTCCTTCTTTCAGCCGCAACGGAAACATGCTGAAGCTGGGCGAGCTAGTGGGGAGAGTGCGGCTCATGAGGCGAAGAAACGAGACCATAGCGCATCCGCTGGGAACGTCAGTGCGCAGCGCGCAACCTATCGCGAGAAGGTGACGCGGTTGTATCGCGAGCGATCTGTGCGATACAAGCAGGTGGCGAAGTTCGAGTTCTGGACTCCCCCAATTCGCGAACTTCTTGCAGGGCTGCAGTTCTTTGAAAATGAGTTCTCCTCATTCCCGATGTTGTCAGAGTTGAAAACATCTGAGTCGTCGTTCGGGCCCTTTgctggcgtcgcggcggacagcgtcgcgcctcctgcctccgggctttcgccggcgtcttcggAGCCGTTTGTGCACGAAGACCACGGCCGCGCGACACGAGGACGGCTGCcacctcgctcgcgctcatCAGCGGCATTGTCTCTGCCTGAGCTCCCTGAGTTTGTGGCGGcccgcctcgcagcctcccatccggaggaggcgccgaaaCTCACCCTCTATCTGAGGGCAGTTTACACAGTCTGGcagctcttcctctctgctctGCTGGGCCCCCCGGTGCCTCTCACCCCTTCGAGTACGTTCCTGGTATGTGACGAACTCGTGAGATGGTCAAcccgcgcggaagaaacgGAGACGCGGCTCTCGGGCGCGGTGGAGACTGTGGATCCGCatggcgcggctgcaggcgggcCAGCGGCGCTCGACTGCGCGTcagagggcgcaggcggTTCAGAGGGCTTTTCAGCGGCAAAGAGGCGCGCTGGCCTCGGAGCACTAGACGACAAGACGCTGAGGTGGCTGCAAGCCAGCAG AGACGTCGACGCcgtggagctgcgcgcggactGTCTCGCTTCACTAGAGTCCGTGGAGCGGCAGGCGTTTTTCTTGAG GTTGATCACTGGCAAGCCCCTCATTCTCACTGTGAGGTCGGAGCAAGATGGGGGGCACTTTGGCCCCGGTGACCCGCTCTTCGAAGAGTGTCTCTCGCAGCAGCGACACGAGCtgtgcgacggcgccgcggcctcggcggagaGGGACAGTGCGGAGAAGAGCTCGTCCCCTCCGTCTGCAGCCCTTGCCCAGCGCTCAGTCGAGCCAGCGCACGCCGCGAAGGAACCAGCGCCCTCTGAACACACATGCGACGGCGCtgccagcgcgagcgccgcgcagcatgCCTCCTCCGGAGACGCCCGACAGGAGTGCACGCGGGGGGCGTCTGAATCCTGCACTGTCTCGCCGACTgtgcagagggagagggagagagaggcccaAGAGCTTAGTCGCACCGCTGTCTACATTGACGCGCTATCCCGCATGCGCCGTCTCGTTTTCGACTGGATTGACATCGAGGTGACGCAGGTGGCGCGACTTCGAACGCCCCGCGAACGTCGCGCAACCGCAGCGCGGGAAGCGCTGTGGGAGCGAGTCGTATGCCGCGTGCGggcaggagggcgcggagagagcgagcaAGTTGAGGCTTCGCAGCACGCCGCAGCGGTTTTAGATGTTGATGATGACGAAGAGCGTGACGCCTCGGAGACAGTGGCAAGCTCAACAGAGAGCGTGAgaagccgcgctcgccgcgcgttccTTCAAATACTTCGCGACACTCCTTCGGGGGCGCGCTACATTGCGTCACTTCACGGCCCGTGGTCCTACGGCAAAGACGCGGATCCGCTAAGAACGTTCAACAG GCACTACCTTTGTTCTGTCGCATGCTCTTATGCCGCGCTATCCAAAATCGTCATTGTGCCCCAGCTGCCTCCCCTCGGGCAGGATTGCGAATgcaccgcggaggcggacgctggagcaggcgaagtgtccgcagaggaggacgcacGCACTAGACAGTCATCTGTCGCGCGGCCCGTGAACGGAGGGGGCAGCCGGAAAGCGGAGAAAGTTGTAGAAGCTGTGGTCAGGGCAGTacgctctgcatgcgcagctggTGACGAGTGTCTGTACACCATCACGCGCCTGGATGCTGATGAACACGGAATGTTGATTTCGAATTCCAGAGGGACCGCACTGGAAGGCTCTGCTCGGGTACTGAACCGCCCTCTCATTCTTCTTCAGGGCGGTCCGGCCGGCCGGCACTCTCGAATCGAAAACAGCTACTTCACGCCAACTTGtctcgagggcgaagacgacaacAAC GTGTATGGTCAGctcagcgcggcgtcgctgtggcgtcgtcgtcgggaTCTTGCCCTGCCCTGTGTGCGGTATTTCATCTTCGGATACCCGACGACCCTGTCCCCCTCGCCGACGATTCACAACGCCATTTTCCAGTGCAGAACGGCGACCGCGAAAACGTGCCTATTCAGCCACTTTCCTTCAGTCGCTGTACAGCGAGAACTCGAAAGCCTCCTCTGTCCTTCAGCCGGTGGACAACCGGTTCAGGACGTGACAGGACTGGCTAGGCGAGCAAAGCAGAGTGAGAAATCGTTGATGAGCCCAgagccgcggccttctgTTGGCAACGGACTCCTCGCGACCCGAGAAAAcgaacgacggcgcgcggagcttATCGAGCGAATGACCTGGCAGTTTCTGAGGTCCGCGACTTCTGAGACGTTTGGAGGGGCATGCGTCACGATTCCCCTGAAGGAAGTGGTTGCTCCTCTTCTGAGCCGCATTGACCCGATTGCGAAGCGAATTGGAGCG GTCAACACAATCTACCGCGACAAGGCCAGCGGTCTCTGCGGTACGAACACAGACTACGCGGCCATCGTGAAGGCGATCCTATCGCGGTGTAACCGA GTCGGGACAGTGCCAGGGACCGCCCGCTGCGAGCTTCCTCAAGACGTGTTTCGAAATCGCCCACTCGTGGTTGAAATGGCGTATAGTCCGGTGCTAACACCTCTCGTGAAGAAG gcatgcggcgcaggctgcgcggtGGTTCACGGGATCGAGCTTTTCGTGTGGCAGGCACTCATTCAGGCGCGCCTCTGGGTTGAATTTCAAGAAGGAGCGTTGaacagctgcggcgagacAGCCGCCCGTGCGCAGGACTGTctcgcggagacggaggacgAGTACCAGAAGGAACTGATCAAGAAGTGGATGGCGAGTCAGGAGGGGCGCTCGTCGCGTCCTCTGGATCTGCATCCTGCCGATATGTGCAAAGTTGTCAAGCAGGTTGAAGATTTCTACAGGGCTCGGGTTGACAAGGAGCACCTTGTCACGCTTCGAGCGGAGAATTTCCTTCTGTGA